The proteins below come from a single Odontesthes bonariensis isolate fOdoBon6 chromosome 18, fOdoBon6.hap1, whole genome shotgun sequence genomic window:
- the zftraf1 gene encoding zinc finger TRAF-type-containing protein 1 isoform X1, translating into MSSLEERDVGVAAAPGSSSAGLGVGAVGAAVEAVAGVAAMQEDVGIRREGPEADPDEPPKKRVRIPEGESGKLEERLYSVLCCTVCLDLPKASVYQCTNGHLMCAGCFIHLLADSRLKEEQATCPNCSRCEISKNLCCRNLAVEKAVSELPTDCTFCLKQFPRSSLERHQKEECQDRVTQCKYKRIGCPWQGPFHELPAHESECSHPTKTGTELMGILGEMDQNHRRDTQLYNSIFSLLCYEKIGFTEVQFRPYRTDDFITRLYYETPRFTVLNQTWVLKARVNDSERNPNLSCKRTLSFQLILKSKVNSALECSFLLLKGPYDDVRIKPVIYHHSFSNDTNETDYVPLPISDSVECNKLLAAKNINLRLFIFQVQK; encoded by the exons ATGTCCTCCCTGGAAGAGAGAGACGTGGGCGTTGCGGCCGCCCCTGGCTCCTCCTCGGCCGGCCTGGGGGTCGGGGCCGTGGGGGCAGCGGTGGAGGCTGTCGCCGGGGTCGCGGCCATGCAAGAGGATGTGGGGATACGGCGAGAGGGGCCCGAGGCAGACCCAGACGAGCCACCCAAGAAGAGGGTGAGAATACCCGAGGGAGAGTCAGGAAAACTGGAGGAGAGACTGTACTCAGTGCTGTGCTGCACCGTGTGTCTAGACTTGCCCAAGGCGTCTGTCTACCAG TGTACCAATGGACACCTGATGTGTGCTGGCTGCTTCATTCACCTTCTGGCTGATTCCCGGCTCAAGGAGGAGCAGGCCACATGTCCCAACTGCAG TAGATGTGAGATCAGCAAGAACTTGTGCTGCAGGAACCTCGCAGTGGAGAAGGCTGTCAGTGAGCTGCCGACAGATTGTACCTTCTGCCTAAAACAGTTCCCCCGCTCCAGTCTAGAGAGACACCAGAAGGAGGAGTGCCAAGACAG GGTGACGCAGTGTAAGTACAAGAGGATCGGCTGCCCCTGGCAAGGTCCGTTTCATGAGCTGCCAGCACATGAGAGTGAGTGCTCTCATCCAACTAAAACTGGTACGGAGCTGATGGGAATATTGGGAGAGATGGACCAGAACCATCGCAGAGACACACAGCTCTACAACAGCATCTTTAGCTTGCTCTGCTATGAGAAGATAGGCTTTACAG AGGTGCAGTTCAGGCCGTACCGCACCGATGACTTCATCACTCGTCTATACTATGAAACGCCACGTTTCACTGTTCTCAACCAGACGTGGGTTCTGAAGGCCCGCGTCAACGACTCAGAGCGTAACCCCAATCTCTCCTGCAAGCGCACTCTCTCCTTCCAGCTCATCCTCAAGAGCAAG GTGAACTCCGCCCTGGAGTGCTCCTTCCTGCTGCTGAAGGGGCCGTACGACGACGTGCGGATCAAGCCGGTCATCTACCACCACTCCTTCAGCAACGACACCAACGAGACCGACTACGTCCCTCTGCCCATCTCCGACTCGGTGGAGTGCAACAAACTGCTGGCTGCCAAAAACATCAACCTGCGCCTGTTCATCTTCCAAGTCCAAAAATAA
- the zftraf1 gene encoding zinc finger TRAF-type-containing protein 1 isoform X2: protein MSSLEERDVGVAAAPGSSSAGLGVGAVGAAVEAVAGVAAMQEDVGIRREGPEADPDEPPKKRVRIPEGESGKLEERLYSVLCCTVCLDLPKASVYQCTNGHLMCAGCFIHLLADSRLKEEQATCPNCRCEISKNLCCRNLAVEKAVSELPTDCTFCLKQFPRSSLERHQKEECQDRVTQCKYKRIGCPWQGPFHELPAHESECSHPTKTGTELMGILGEMDQNHRRDTQLYNSIFSLLCYEKIGFTEVQFRPYRTDDFITRLYYETPRFTVLNQTWVLKARVNDSERNPNLSCKRTLSFQLILKSKVNSALECSFLLLKGPYDDVRIKPVIYHHSFSNDTNETDYVPLPISDSVECNKLLAAKNINLRLFIFQVQK, encoded by the exons ATGTCCTCCCTGGAAGAGAGAGACGTGGGCGTTGCGGCCGCCCCTGGCTCCTCCTCGGCCGGCCTGGGGGTCGGGGCCGTGGGGGCAGCGGTGGAGGCTGTCGCCGGGGTCGCGGCCATGCAAGAGGATGTGGGGATACGGCGAGAGGGGCCCGAGGCAGACCCAGACGAGCCACCCAAGAAGAGGGTGAGAATACCCGAGGGAGAGTCAGGAAAACTGGAGGAGAGACTGTACTCAGTGCTGTGCTGCACCGTGTGTCTAGACTTGCCCAAGGCGTCTGTCTACCAG TGTACCAATGGACACCTGATGTGTGCTGGCTGCTTCATTCACCTTCTGGCTGATTCCCGGCTCAAGGAGGAGCAGGCCACATGTCCCAACTGCAG ATGTGAGATCAGCAAGAACTTGTGCTGCAGGAACCTCGCAGTGGAGAAGGCTGTCAGTGAGCTGCCGACAGATTGTACCTTCTGCCTAAAACAGTTCCCCCGCTCCAGTCTAGAGAGACACCAGAAGGAGGAGTGCCAAGACAG GGTGACGCAGTGTAAGTACAAGAGGATCGGCTGCCCCTGGCAAGGTCCGTTTCATGAGCTGCCAGCACATGAGAGTGAGTGCTCTCATCCAACTAAAACTGGTACGGAGCTGATGGGAATATTGGGAGAGATGGACCAGAACCATCGCAGAGACACACAGCTCTACAACAGCATCTTTAGCTTGCTCTGCTATGAGAAGATAGGCTTTACAG AGGTGCAGTTCAGGCCGTACCGCACCGATGACTTCATCACTCGTCTATACTATGAAACGCCACGTTTCACTGTTCTCAACCAGACGTGGGTTCTGAAGGCCCGCGTCAACGACTCAGAGCGTAACCCCAATCTCTCCTGCAAGCGCACTCTCTCCTTCCAGCTCATCCTCAAGAGCAAG GTGAACTCCGCCCTGGAGTGCTCCTTCCTGCTGCTGAAGGGGCCGTACGACGACGTGCGGATCAAGCCGGTCATCTACCACCACTCCTTCAGCAACGACACCAACGAGACCGACTACGTCCCTCTGCCCATCTCCGACTCGGTGGAGTGCAACAAACTGCTGGCTGCCAAAAACATCAACCTGCGCCTGTTCATCTTCCAAGTCCAAAAATAA
- the dclk3 gene encoding serine/threonine-protein kinase DCLK3, which translates to MTPSHKARHGCEAARNTKWRLAAPPVPLLKRPGVVPQPWPIHTHPAGHAPRSHFPPPPPPPAPPPPNLPVFHTRHAEESAERPHLVTIVRPCQSALRKVTVLLNRRGIVSFEQLLLDISEALGFPRWHRARITRLYTTHAQEVKGVCDFFCGEAAFLALGKARPELGGVQEALEELFPEHSHYRANALRAWEKKLRPLPDKAAKADSGYSEETDSSGTNQGTHRDTNTHVKNHMDTHTSQNADSHQPENDSQMSYKKNSWKKPPHLPNNLQRLRVRGGVREQPPSVIGPLKNEDDRGVADGPSSILCENCLARRAKPKGAELNRVISRRVPLPPVPRKQKESSHIEQKGKKLAVHNNPTPPRPISRDEENSHIHLQLLDPAPDVAAAHTHAERRETFDLRSGGSDVTMSDIERCYEIGRVVGDGNFAVVRECRRRDNSQTFAVKIVERSKLIGREHMMQNELSLLGSLCHPRIVQLLAHHHTHTHSYLLMELVSGGDLFEAISERGKFSEAEAGLMVSDVSEALNYIHCRSIVHRDLKPENLLIEQVAGGIFRLKLGDFGLAMVVTEPVFTICGTPTYVAPEILRETGYGVAVDVWALGVILYILLCGFPPFRSRDRDQEELFELIKQAQLHFPSPYWDSISEEARGLVRSLLQPDPSVRMTAEQTLLHQWVKAMASNCRQRALTDKTQRYKADASAGLLRVQRSAQRNAEESLTEKAAGHSSSKGKTSARRHDELTARRQSENKPPLLPSEEASTANIISAQNKKHTPLDVTQGQVKPESTSADEHCGREKHDPGSKLLNIDHADLNQLDSSVTQTQHPSQMKP; encoded by the exons ATGACGCCTTCGCATAAAGCCCGACATGGATGTGAAGCGGCGCGCAACACTAAATGGAGACTGGCGG ctcctcctgTCCCGCTGTTGAAGCGTCCTGGTGTGGTACCCCAGCCATGGCCGATCCACACACATCCTGCAGGACACGCTCCCAGGTCCcacttccctcctcctcctcctcctccagctcctcctccacctaACCTTCCTGTCTTCCACACCCGCCATGCAGAGGAGAGTGCTGAGCGGCCTCACCTGGTCACTATTGTGCGCCCATGTCAAAGTGCACTACGGAAG GTGACAGTGCTTTTAAACCGAAGGGGCATCGTGTCCTTTGAGCAGCTGCTATTGGATATCTCAGAGGCGTTGGGGTTTCCTCGATGGCACAGAGCCAGAATCACACGCCTGTACACGACACACGCACAAGAG GTTAAGGGTGTGTGCGATTTCTTCTGTGGAGAAGCGGCCTTTTTGGCTCTCGGTAAGGCTCGTCCGGAGCTGGGCGGTGTGCAAGAGGCTCTGGAGGAACTGTTTCCAGAACATTCACATTATCGTGCTAATGCACTGAGGGCCTGGGAGAAGAAACTCCGTCCACTGCCAGATAAAGCTGCCAAGGCTGACAGTGGATACAGTGAGGAGACAGACAGCAGTGGGACTAACCAGGGTACACACCGAGACACTAATACACATGTCAAGAATCATATGGATACACACACATCTCAAAATGCTGACTCACACCAGCCAGAAAACGATTCTCAGATGTCGTACAAAAAGAATTCTTGGAAGAAACCTCCTCATCTTCCCAACAACCTACAGAGACTGCGTGTGAGGGGCGGAGTCAGAGAGCAGCCGCCTTCTGTTATTGGTCCATTAAAAAATGAAGACGATCGTGGAGTTGCAGACGGACCTTCTTCCATACTGTGTGAAAACTGTTTAGCAAGAAGAGCTAAACCTAAAGGTGCCGAACTGAACCGTGTGATATCAAGGAGGGTCCCACTTCCTCCCGTGCCAAGGAAGCAAAAAGAAAGTTCTCACATAGAGCAGAAAGGGAAGAAGCTGGCTGTTCACAACAACCCGACACCTCCTCGGCCAATTAGCAGAGACGAGGAGAACAGCCACATACACTTACAACTCCTGGATCCAGCTCCAGATGTGGCTGCAGCACACACTCACGCAGAGAGGAGGGAAACCTTTGACCTCCGTTCAGGCGGCAGCGATGTCACCATGTCGGACATAGAACGCTGCTATGAAATTGGACGTGTGGTTGGAGATGGGAACTTTGCTGTGGTGCGAGAGTGCCGCCGCCGTGACAACAGTCAAACCTTTGCGGTAAAGATCGTGGAGCGCTCCAAACTGATTGGACGAGAGCACATGATGCAGAACGAGCTGAGCCTTCTGGGTAGCCTGTGTCACCCTCGTATAGTGCAGCTGTTGGCACACCACCACACGCACACGCACTCCTACCTGCTGATGGAGCTGGTGAGCGGCGGGGATCTGTTTGAAGCCATCAGTGAGAGGGGGAAGTTTTCAGAAGCTGAGGCGGGACTGATGGTGTCAGACGTGAGCGAAGCTCTGAATTACATCCACTGCAGGAGCATCGTCCACAGGGACCTGAAACCAGAGAACCTACTG ATAGAGCAAGTAGCTGGTGGCATCTTTCGGCTGAAGCTGGGAGACTTTGGTCTTGCAATGGTTGTGACTGAACCAGTCTTCACTATATGCGGCACGCCTACATATGTAGCCCCAGAGATCCTCCGTGAGACAG GTTATGGCGTAGCTGTGGATGTTTGGGCTCTGGGTGTGATTCTTTATATCCTACTGTGTGGATTCCCCCCATTTCGCAGTCGGGATCGTGACCAGGAAGAGCTCTTTGAGCTAATAAAACAAGCACAACTTCACTTCCCGTCCCCCTACTGGGACTCCATCTCAGAGG AAGCTAGAGGCCTTGTCAGATCTCTGCTTCAGCCAGACCCCTCAGTGAGAATGACAGCAGAGCAGACCCTCTTGCATCAGTGGGTGAAAGCTATGGCTTCAAATTGCAGGCAGAGGGCGCTCACAGACAAAACTCAGAGATATAAGGCAGATGCTTCAGCAGGGCTACTGAGAGTCCAAAGATCAGCTCAAAGAAATGCAGAGGAATCGCTCACAGAAAAAGCAGCGGGACACTCTAGCAGCAAGGGGAAAACCTCTGCCAGGAGGCATGATGAGCTCACAGCGAGAAGACAAAGTGAGAACAAACCACCGCTTCTACCATCTGAAGAGGCGAGCACAGCCAACATCATATCTGCACAGAACAAGAAGCACACGCCTTTAGATGTCACACAAGGTCAAGTGAAACCAGAGTCCACCTCTGCAGATGAGCATTGCGGGCGAGAAAAACATGATCCAGGATCGAAGTTGTTAAACATAGACCATGCAGATCTCAATCAGCTCGACTCCTCTGTTACTCAAACTCAGCATCCATCCCAGATGAAACCATAA